Part of the Neisseria brasiliensis genome is shown below.
CCATCACTGCTTTAATCGTGTGCATGCGGTTTTCCGCTTGGTCAAACACAATACTGGCTTCGCTTTCGAACACGTCTTCGGTTACTTCCACGCCGTTAAGGCCGAAAGTTTCATAAATCCATTCGCCGACGGTGGTTTCACGGTTGTGGAAAGCAGGCAGACAGTGCATGAATTTCACTTGTGCATTGCCTGAAGCGGCCATCAGCTCAGGCGTGACGCGGTAGGCTTTGAGCAAATCGATGCGCTCCTGCCACACTTCTTTCGGCTCGCCCATGCTCACCCATACGTCGGTGTGGATAAAATCCACGCCGTTGACGGCTTCTTTGGCGTTTTCGGTCAGCAAGATTTTCGCACCGGTTTCCGCTGCCACGGCTTTGGCTTGCGCCACGATGTCTTCAGACGGCCACAAGGCTTTTGGTGCACCGATGCGCACGTCCATGCCGAGTTTCGCGCCCAGAATCAACAATGAATTGGCCATGTTGTAACGCGCGTCACCGACATAAGCATAAGCCACTTGATGAAGCGGTTTGTCGCTGTGTTCCTGCATGGTCAGCGCATCGGCCAGCATTTGTGTCGGGTGGAATTCGTTGGTCAAGCCGTTGAACACGGGTACGCCGGCGTATTTGGCCAATTCTTCGACAATTTCCTGCCCGAAACCGCGGTATTCAATGCCGTCATACATGCGACCCAACACGCGCGCAGTATCTTTGATGCTTTCTTTATGGCCGATTTGACTGCCGGTCGGCTCGAGATAGGTCACGCCCGCGCCTTGATCGCGCGCCGCTACTTCAAAAGCGCAACGTGTGCGGGTGGATGTTTTTTCAAAAATCAGCGCAATGTTTTTGCCTTTCATCTGCTGCACTTCTTTGCCTGCTTTTTTGGCGGCTTTGAGTTCGGCGGCAAGCTTCAAATAATGCAGGATTTCATCTTGGCTGAAATCGAGCAGCTTTAAAAAATGGCGGTTTTTGAGATTCATGGCACTCTCTCTATCGTTATGTTTTCAAATGATTCAAATCTTTTTTCAGACGGCCTGATTGCAAACAAGGCCGTCTGAAACTTTAAAACAGCGTTCCCTGCTCCATGCCGCTTTCCAAATCCAGCAAAAAACGTTTGCGCGTCATGCCGCCGCCGTAGCCGACCAACTTGCCGTCACTGCCAATCACGCGGTGGCACGGAATCAGAATCGACACTTTGTTTTGCCCGTTGGCCGCAGCGACCGCGCGGATGGCCTTCACATTGCCCAACTGCTGCGCCTGCTCTTTGTAGCTTAAGGTTGCGCCGTAGGGAATGGTCAGCAACACCTCCCACACCTGCTTTTGAAAATCGGTGCCGACCATGTGCAGCGGCGTGTTGAATGTTTTCAGACGGCCTGCGAAATACTCAGCCAATTCCTTTTGAAATTCATCATGATACGCGCTTTTTTGCCAACTGAAATTGGCTGACAAAGCTTGATGCAGATGGTTCAATTCGCGCTGCAATTGGTCTTGATCGGCAAATTCAAGCAAACACAAACCTTCGCTGCTGAACACGGCCAAGATTTTGCCGATGGGCGTGTCCAGCCGTGCCACGTTTAAGGTGGCGGTGTAATCGTCGCAATGGGCAAAACGCAAATCGGCAGGGTTCATTTCAGACGGCCTTCATTATCTCAACAATTCCGCCATCATGCCTTCATAAATCGCGGATAATTTCGGAATATCGTCCAACAACACATTTTCATTAAGCTGATGAATGGTGGCGTTGCTCGGACCCAATTCAATCAATTCAGCCGCAATGGCTTTGATGAAACGGCCGTCTGAAGTGCCGCCGCTGGTGGACAATTCGGCTTCCACGCCGCAGATTTGCTGAATCGTAGCGCGTGCCACGTCGGTTAAGCGGCCGGCTTGGGTTAGGAACGGCTGGCCGGAACAAGACCATGCTAAATCGTACTGCACGCCGCAATGGTCGAGAATATCGTGCACACGCTGTTTCAGGTTCTCTTCGGTGGACTCGGTCGAAAAACGGAAATTGAATTTGACGTTGAGTTCGCCCGGAATCACGTTGGTGGCGCCGGTACCGCCGTTGATGTTGGAAATCTGGAAGCTGGTCGGTGGGAAATAATCGTTGCCCTCGTCCCATACTTCTTTTGTGAGCGCGAGCAAGGCCGGGGCAAAGGTGTGCACGGGATTCACCGCCAAATGCGGATAAGCGATGTGGCCTTGTTTGCCTTTAACGGTCAAATTGCCCGAAAGCGAGCCGCGACGGCCGTTTTTCAGCATATCGCCCAATACTTTCGTCGCGGTCGGTTCTCCGACAATACAATAATCAATCAACTCGCCTCGGGCTTTCAATATGTCCACAACCTTAGTAGTGCCATCGTGCGCGTCACCTTCTTCATCGGAAGTAATCAGCAGCGCAATGCTGCCTTGATGGTCGGGATGCTCGGCCACAAATCGCTCGCAAGCGGTGACGAAACAGGCAATGCTGGTTTTCATATCAGCCGCACCGCGCCCATATAAACGCCCTTCGCGCTCGGTCGGTTCAAACGGCGGCGAATCCCATTTTTCCAAAGGACCGGTCGGCACCACATCGGTGTGTCCGGCAAAACACAACACCGGCGCAGTGGTACCGCGGCGCGCCCAGATGTTTTTGGTGTCGCCGAAATTCATTTCTTCAATGGTAAAACCAATTTTTTGCAGGCGTTCGGCCAAAAGCTGCTGGCAATTTTGGTCATCGGGAGTGACAGACGGACGGGCAATGAGTTGCTTGGCAAGGTCTAGGGATTGGGTTTCAGTCATTTTGTGCTTTATTTTCAATGGTATTTTTTAGATTGAGGCCATCTGAAAGAAAACGCATTCCGCTGTTCAGACGGCCTGAGAATGCTTGTGATGATAACGAGATGCGCTTTATCTGGCAACTCGCAACAGGCCGTCTGAAATGACTTTCTTTATTTAAAACAGGCTTCATACAACGGAATCAATTCTTCTATCGCATTCACAATCCATTGCTGCACATCTTGCTTGCCCAAATCCGCGCGCTCAATGTGTTTGCCGATGCAGAAAAAATCATCTTGATGCTGCAGGCTGATGTTTTCAGACGGCGTGTCGGCCACGGTGGCGTAATCGGCGTATTCGTCTTCTGCACCGTGCCAAATATCGAAAGCAGCGTATTTTTGCGCGTCTAATTCGTCCAGCCATTGGTTGTACTGCGGCAAAGCAATGGGCGACACGCCGGCTTTGTAGCAATGCCAATCGAGGCTGACGGTAAGGCGGCGGCGGTTGAGCAACACGGAAATAATCGCGGCGGAATCTTGGTATTGCGCGTATTTGAAATAGGCGAAAAAGTGCGCGCGCACCTGCCAGCCGTTACACCAGCGCTCGATGTGTGGCGGTGCGAAGGGTTCGCCCAAATCATCGGCCACGCGCCCGATAAGTTCGCGCCAAATCTGCCAATGGTGTTTATACGCGGCTTTGGTCGGCTCAATCATTTCCGGCGCGTGTTTTTTCATTTGGGCAAACTGATAAAAGGGAATGTCGAAAAGTTCGCTGCTTTGCGGGGTGAGCATGGGGATTCTCTTTATGGGATAAATAAACGGTTTGCGCTTTCAGACGGCCTAGCGTGTGTTAAGGCCGTCTGAAACCATCAAACAATCATTTCTAAGCATTATTTGCGTCTTCTCGCCGCCATAATCTCGCCGATTTCGGTCAGCTTTTCTTTCGGGATAAAGGTTTTGCCCATTTCAAATAAGGGTTCTTCAATATCCAAATGCACATCGTATCCGGCGGTAAAGCGCTGCAATACGTCGGTGTTTAACGGATAATCCGCATCTTCTTCCAAGCGGGCAAACTCCTCTGCCACTGCCGACCAGTTGGCATGCAGGCTTTCGTGTTGGCGCAATAATTCGTCAATGCTTTCCTGCGCTTGTGGGGCGTATTGCAACAGCAACGGAAAGAAATTTTCTTCTTCGTCTTCATGATGCAACGGCGCGGCCACGTTGAAATATTGACTGATTTGGCGCGTCGCCTGCAGCACCACATCATTGCGGCCGTTTTCAGCAATATATTCGGGCAGCATTTTTACTTGGCTGCAAAAACGGCGCACTTTGTCGTGGCAGGCATAGAGCATGTCGATGGGTTCGGCAAAGGTCACACTTTGGGTGTTGAAGGGATTCATGATGAGGTTCCTTATGTTCAGACGGCCTTGTTGTTTTATTCTACGCTTTTTGTTGCGCGATAAAGTAAAACAGCCCGCAACTAGGCAGGCTGTTCGATTCATATCGGTTGTGCAAAAAGACTAGTCAACCAAAGTGATGGTACCGTTCATCAAAGCACCGTGGCCTGGGAAGGTACAAGCAAATTTGTAGTTGCCGTCTGCCAATTTAGCAGGGTCGATTTTGATGGTGTCTTCCTCACCGCCACCGATTAATTTGGTGTGTGCTACGATACGCTCATCACCAGCTTTTACATATTCAGCATCAGGACCTGCAGCCACGCCGTCTTTGAATACGCCGTCTTGGTCTTCAGCTTTGGTGATCACCAAGTTGTGACCCATGCTGGCTTTAGGCTGAGTACCAACATGTTTCAATGTGATGGTGAATTCAGAACATGCTTTGCTAACTTGGATATCTTTGGTGTTGAACTGCATAGCGTCGTTTGATTCAACCACGACTTCACAGTTACCGGCAGCAGCAGCGTCGGCAGCTGGGGCAGCCGCTTCAGAAGCCGGAGCAGCTTCAGCAGGTGCGGCTTCTGCAGGGGCAGAGGCTTCGGCAGCAGGCGCAGGCTCGCTAGCAGGGGCAGCCGGAGCAGCAGGTTCTTGTGAGCAGGCCGCCAAACCGATAACAGCGGCAGAAATCAGAGCCAAATAAGCTTTCATGTATATCTCCTAATGATGAGAATGTTTCAGTTATCCAAAATATTTGTGCCAAAAGGCGCCATGCCTTCTGTGACAAAAGAGAAGTATGCGACTTTATTCTGCTATAAACTTTGATTTAAATCAAAGTTTAAATGAAGATTTACACCTGCTTACAAAATGAGAATTCATTCTATTTAATTAGGCTATTTTTTCATTGTCACACTAACATTATTTAACAAATTATCTTTGTCGATAATGCTTTTTAGCCAACTGTTCTAAGCGTTCGGCCAATTTTGGATGCTGTTCCTGCAGTTTAGCAGCGGTGTCTTCAAAACTCTGCAAAGCCACATCGCTTAATTGCAATGTATTTTTACGCTCGGGCTTGGGCGGTTTGGGCAATACTCTTACTTGCACATCGGCAATATCTGCGTGCAACAGCTTCAATTGCGGCAGCAGCGAGGGCAAAATCATTTTCAGGCGCGAAGAAGCCATATTATTGGCCGCCAGCAAAACCAGTTTGCCATTTTCAACACAGGCCGTCTGAAAATGCGCGCGCAAGTTGGCGGGCAGGATATTTTTCACTTCCTGATCCAACCTATGCCACTGTTGCGCTTGTTGCAACAATGCCTGCAAATGCCGGTCGCGTTTGCCCAATTGTTCTAAATTCATGTTTCAGACGGCCTTTTTATCGGTGATTTTGTCAACGAATATTGAAATACGGTAAAACTGTCTCTATTTCAGACGGCATGACTACCTTACACTATCGCTTGTGTTAAAATCCAGCTTTCGCCACTATTTTATATCAGGCGCAGGAACCATTCATGCTGACAAACATTGCAAAGAAAATCTTCGGCAGCCGCAACGACCGCTTGCTGAAACAATACCGTAAATCCGTTGCGAAAATCAATGCCCTTGAAGCTGACATGCAGGCTTTGAGCGATGAGGCATTACAAGGGAAAACCGCAGAATTCAAACAACGCTTGGCCGATGGCGCGACTTTAGACGACATCTTGGTCGAAGCGTTTGCCGTCTGCCGCGAAGCCAGCCGCCGTGTCTTGGGCATGCGCCACTTTGACGTGCAGCTCATCGGCGGTATGGTGCTGCACAACGGCAAAATCGCCGAAATGCGTACCGGCGAGGGTAAAACCTTGGTCGCCACGCTGGCCGTTTACCTCAATGCTCTGTCCGGCAAAGGCGTTCACGTCGTGACTGTCAACGATTACTTGGCCGCACGCGACGCGGGCATTATGGAGCCTTTGTATAACTTCTTAGGCTTAAGCGTGGGCGTGATTGTGTCCGACATGGAGCCTTTCTACCGCCAAACCGCTTACGGATCCGACATCACCTACGGCACCAACAACGAATTCGGTTTCGACTACCTGCGCGACAATATGGTTACCGACCAATACGACAAAGTTCAGCGCGATTTGAATTTTGCCGTGGTCGATGAAGTCGATTCCATTTTGATTGACGAAGCGCGTACCCCGCTGATTATTTCCGGCCAAGCCGACGACAATGTGCAGCTTTATCAAGTGATGGACAGCGTTCCGGCGCACTTAATCCGCCAAGAAACCGAAGACGGCGAAGGCGATTACTGGGTCGATGAAAAAGCGCACCAAGTAATTTTGAGCGAAGCAGGTCACGAACACGCCGAGCAGATCCTCACCCAAATGGGCTTACTGGCCGAAAACGACTCGCTCTACTCTGCCGGCAACATCGCGCTGATGCACCACCTGATGGCCGCATTACGCGCGCATACTTTGTTCCACTTGGATCAGCATTATGTGATTCAAGACGACGAAATCGTGATTGTCGATGAATTCACAGGCCGTCTGATGGCCGGCCGCCGCTGGTCTGAAGGCTTGCACCAAGCCGTTGAAGCCAAAGAAGGTGTGGAAATCAAGCGCGAAAACCAAACGCTAGCATCCATCACCTTCCAAAACTATTTCCGTCTGTACACCAAATTATCGGGCATGACCGGTACCGCCGATACCGAAGCATTTGAATTCCAAAGCATTTACGGCTTGGAAACGGTGATTATTCCGACCAACCGCCCGATTCAGCGTAAAGACTTCAACGACCAGATTTTCCGTTCGACCGACGAAAAATTTGAAGCCGTGGTCAAAGACATTCAAGAATGCTACAACAAAGGCCAACCGGTCTTGGTCGGCACCACCAGCATTGAAAATTCCGAATTGGTGTCGCGCATGCTGACCGAAGCCGGTCTGCCGCACAATGTCTTGAACGCCAAAGAACACGAACGCGAAGCCTTAATCGTGGCGCAAGCCGGTAAAGTGGGGGCGATTACTGTAGCCACCAACATGGCCGGCCGCGGTACCGACATCGTGTTGGGCGGCAACTTGAAACACCAAACCGATGCCATCCAAGCCGACGAAAGCTTGAGCGATGAAGACAAAGCCGCACAAATCGCCGCTTTGGAAAACGGCTGGCAAGCCGAGCATGACCAAGTGGTTGCTGCGGGCGGTTTGCACATTATCGGCACCGAGCGCCACGAAAGCCGCCGTATCGACAACCAGTTGCGTGGTCGTGCTGGCCGTCAAGGCGACCCGGGTTCGAGCCGTTTCTACTTGTCGTTTGAAGACCCATTATTGCGCCTGTTCGCGCTTGACCGCGCCGCCGCCATTCTCAACCGCTTGGCACCGGAACGTGGCGTTGCTATCGAACACGGCATGCTGACCCGCCAAATCGAAGGCGCACAACGCAAAGTCGAAGGCCGCAACTTCGACATGCGTAAACAAGTTTTGGAATACGATGACGTGGCCAATGACCAGCGTAAAGTGATTTACCACCAACGCAACGAAATCCTGACCAACAAAGACGTTACCGACTTAACCAAAGACATCCGCGCCGAAGTCATCAGCGATTTGGTCGATGCCCACATGCCGCCGGATACTATGGAAGAGCAATGGGATTTGCCGACGCTGCAAAGCAAATTGCTGGCCGATTTCCGCCTGAATGCCGACATCGCCGGCTGGTTGCAAGCCGACAACACCTTAGACGGCCAAGATGTGAAAGAGCGTTTGATTGACCACATCGAAACCGAATACGCGGAAAAAGTCGAATTGGTCGGCAAACAGCAAATGGCCGACTTTGAGCGCAATGTTATGCTGCAAGTCATCGACAACCAATGGCGAGAACACTTGGCGGCGATGGATTACCTGCGCCAAGGCATTCACTTGCGCAGCTACGCGCAAAAAAATCCGAAGCAAGAATACAAACGCGAAGCTTTTGCTATGTTTGAAAACCTGTGGAGCGGCATCAAGCACAACATTGCGTCGCTGCTGACTTCGGTGCAAATCGAGCGCAATGATACCCCTGCCGAAGACTTTTCTGCCCAACAAA
Proteins encoded:
- the argF gene encoding ornithine carbamoyltransferase, encoding MNLKNRHFLKLLDFSQDEILHYLKLAAELKAAKKAGKEVQQMKGKNIALIFEKTSTRTRCAFEVAARDQGAGVTYLEPTGSQIGHKESIKDTARVLGRMYDGIEYRGFGQEIVEELAKYAGVPVFNGLTNEFHPTQMLADALTMQEHSDKPLHQVAYAYVGDARYNMANSLLILGAKLGMDVRIGAPKALWPSEDIVAQAKAVAAETGAKILLTENAKEAVNGVDFIHTDVWVSMGEPKEVWQERIDLLKAYRVTPELMAASGNAQVKFMHCLPAFHNRETTVGEWIYETFGLNGVEVTEDVFESEASIVFDQAENRMHTIKAVMVAALGE
- the dapE gene encoding succinyl-diaminopimelate desuccinylase produces the protein MTETQSLDLAKQLIARPSVTPDDQNCQQLLAERLQKIGFTIEEMNFGDTKNIWARRGTTAPVLCFAGHTDVVPTGPLEKWDSPPFEPTEREGRLYGRGAADMKTSIACFVTACERFVAEHPDHQGSIALLITSDEEGDAHDGTTKVVDILKARGELIDYCIVGEPTATKVLGDMLKNGRRGSLSGNLTVKGKQGHIAYPHLAVNPVHTFAPALLALTKEVWDEGNDYFPPTSFQISNINGGTGATNVIPGELNVKFNFRFSTESTEENLKQRVHDILDHCGVQYDLAWSCSGQPFLTQAGRLTDVARATIQQICGVEAELSTSGGTSDGRFIKAIAAELIELGPSNATIHQLNENVLLDDIPKLSAIYEGMMAELLR
- a CDS encoding HI_0552 family protein — protein: MLTPQSSELFDIPFYQFAQMKKHAPEMIEPTKAAYKHHWQIWRELIGRVADDLGEPFAPPHIERWCNGWQVRAHFFAYFKYAQYQDSAAIISVLLNRRRLTVSLDWHCYKAGVSPIALPQYNQWLDELDAQKYAAFDIWHGAEDEYADYATVADTPSENISLQHQDDFFCIGKHIERADLGKQDVQQWIVNAIEELIPLYEACFK
- a CDS encoding hemerythrin domain-containing protein; this encodes MNPFNTQSVTFAEPIDMLYACHDKVRRFCSQVKMLPEYIAENGRNDVVLQATRQISQYFNVAAPLHHEDEEENFFPLLLQYAPQAQESIDELLRQHESLHANWSAVAEEFARLEEDADYPLNTDVLQRFTAGYDVHLDIEEPLFEMGKTFIPKEKLTEIGEIMAARRRK
- the azu gene encoding azurin, giving the protein MKAYLALISAAVIGLAACSQEPAAPAAPASEPAPAAEASAPAEAAPAEAAPASEAAAPAADAAAAGNCEVVVESNDAMQFNTKDIQVSKACSEFTITLKHVGTQPKASMGHNLVITKAEDQDGVFKDGVAAGPDAEYVKAGDERIVAHTKLIGGGEEDTIKIDPAKLADGNYKFACTFPGHGALMNGTITLVD
- a CDS encoding DciA family protein, coding for MNLEQLGKRDRHLQALLQQAQQWHRLDQEVKNILPANLRAHFQTACVENGKLVLLAANNMASSRLKMILPSLLPQLKLLHADIADVQVRVLPKPPKPERKNTLQLSDVALQSFEDTAAKLQEQHPKLAERLEQLAKKHYRQR
- the secA gene encoding preprotein translocase subunit SecA, yielding MLTNIAKKIFGSRNDRLLKQYRKSVAKINALEADMQALSDEALQGKTAEFKQRLADGATLDDILVEAFAVCREASRRVLGMRHFDVQLIGGMVLHNGKIAEMRTGEGKTLVATLAVYLNALSGKGVHVVTVNDYLAARDAGIMEPLYNFLGLSVGVIVSDMEPFYRQTAYGSDITYGTNNEFGFDYLRDNMVTDQYDKVQRDLNFAVVDEVDSILIDEARTPLIISGQADDNVQLYQVMDSVPAHLIRQETEDGEGDYWVDEKAHQVILSEAGHEHAEQILTQMGLLAENDSLYSAGNIALMHHLMAALRAHTLFHLDQHYVIQDDEIVIVDEFTGRLMAGRRWSEGLHQAVEAKEGVEIKRENQTLASITFQNYFRLYTKLSGMTGTADTEAFEFQSIYGLETVIIPTNRPIQRKDFNDQIFRSTDEKFEAVVKDIQECYNKGQPVLVGTTSIENSELVSRMLTEAGLPHNVLNAKEHEREALIVAQAGKVGAITVATNMAGRGTDIVLGGNLKHQTDAIQADESLSDEDKAAQIAALENGWQAEHDQVVAAGGLHIIGTERHESRRIDNQLRGRAGRQGDPGSSRFYLSFEDPLLRLFALDRAAAILNRLAPERGVAIEHGMLTRQIEGAQRKVEGRNFDMRKQVLEYDDVANDQRKVIYHQRNEILTNKDVTDLTKDIRAEVISDLVDAHMPPDTMEEQWDLPTLQSKLLADFRLNADIAGWLQADNTLDGQDVKERLIDHIETEYAEKVELVGKQQMADFERNVMLQVIDNQWREHLAAMDYLRQGIHLRSYAQKNPKQEYKREAFAMFENLWSGIKHNIASLLTSVQIERNDTPAEDFSAQQITDMQEMHSDAPDIEELLGESKSDLAAGAFNPAGNDFSPEALAAKGQIIHRNDPCPCGSGLKYKQCHGKLS